The Bacteroidota bacterium region CGGGAGCTGCAGGGGCACCATGGGCACCATCTTCGTAAGGCGAATCTTCATTGGTGTGCTTGGCGCGCATCGCATAGATAGGATCCCAACCACCGAGGCCAGTTACAATCGGATAGATTGCCAAAACTCCGATCAAGGCCAATGGGCTGTGAATCAACCCGCCAATCACGGCTGCAAAAACCATCCCAAGAAACACTCGGATGATACATTCTCCTATGCTGATGTTCGCTTTCATAGACTTCTGATTTTTAAACTGTTTTTTCTCGACTTGATAAGTCAAAGTTGGCAGCTTGATCTGTCGTGGCCGATGATCTGGCTCAGGAAAAAAACTGATTGTGGTCACCGTTGGGGTGGTTTTTGAGATGGAAGTCTCCGAATCTGCGGCCAACCATGTTGGCGAGCCATTGTTGTCGCTATCTTGCAGCATGGTTGTGCTTCCTACCGGAATGCAATACCCGAATGTTCATCTCAAAATCGACTCATGCCTGCGCGCGTAATTCTGATTCCCACCCCCATCGGCAACCTCGAAGATATCACATTGAGAGCCAAAAGACTGCTTCAGGAAGCGGATTTAGTAGCGGCCGAAGACACGCGGGAAACCGGCAAATTGCTCAAGCTGCTCGGCATTGAGCGGCCATTGACCGCGTTGCATCAGCACAATGAGCACTTCAAGGTAGGTACACTCCTGGAACGCGTCGCCCAAGAGGGCCTTACCCTTGCATTGGTTTCCGACGCCGGCACGCCGGGGATTTCCGACCCGGGCTTTTTGTTGGTCAGGGAGGCGATCGCGGCTGGAATCCCTGTGGAGGCACTCCCCGGCGCTACGGCTTTTGTTCCTGCACTTGTCGCAAGTGGCTTGCCCTGTGACCGGTTTGTTTTCGAAGGATTCCTTCCACAGAAAAAGGGACGCAAAACCCGCCTCGATGCCTTGCATGAGGAGGTGCGCACGATGGTCTTCTACGAATCCCCGTTCCGCATCCTCAAGCTCATGGAGGAATTCCAAAAGCATTTCGGGCCTGACCGCCAAGTTGCCGTTGCACGTGAATTGAGCAAATTGCACGAGACCTATTACCGGGGCAGCGTACAGGATGTCATCCAACAACTGAAAAATGGAATTCTCAAGGGGGAAATGGTCGTGGTATTGGCTGGCAAGGAATAAGCCGTATTGGCTCATCCTTTTGACCGGCCTCTTGCTGGCGGCCTCGTTTCCGCCATCACCCCTGAATTACCTCATTTACATCGCATTCGTTCCGGTTTTTGTCTTGTTTGAAACGGGAATCGTCCCCGAAAGACAGCCCGAAGACACCATTTTCCTTCCCTTCAAACGGGTCTTGTTGGTTTTGTGGCGAATTGGCACCTGGCAATGGATCTGGCGAAAAAGTACCCGGGGCTTGAAAGTTTTCCGCTATCGCCGCCGCACCATTTCCGGCAATGCCCAACTCTTCCGCTACAGCTACAGCATCTTTTTCATTTGGAATGCGCTCTGCTGTTACTGGCTGATGCTCACCGCCCTCGGCGCCAACAGTGTGCAAGTCGCCTTCGTGAATGTCATGGCGGGCATTCTCGCAATTGCCTTGAACCCCGTTTTGATGTCGATTCCCTGGCAATTGCACTCCCGGCTCCGTCATTTTTTGGCTCCCGAACTCTCCGCACTTGCACTATGCTCCTTTTGGATCGCCTTTGAATACCTTCATTTCAACTGGGAACTTGCCTGGCCATGGCTTACGCTTGGCCATGCCTTGAGCTTCCATCCCGAAATGATCCAATATGCGGAATTCACCGGGGTGCTCGGAATCTCCGCACAGATTCTCTTGGTCAATGTTTTGGCTTACGTAGCCGTGCGCCACATGCGGGCAAGCTTGACAAAGTCCGGCATTTCATTGCTGGGGGCCGTTTTGATTTTCGCCGCCCCGTACTTGATGAATGTCCCTTTGACCAACCCGGCTCGGCAAGCCTTTCAAAGCAATGACAGTCTACGGGTCAGGATCATTCAGCCCGACCTCGATCCCTTCGTCCAACGCAGCAACATCAGCACGCAGCAAACCATTGACCAGTTTGTCACTCAAATCACATCGCAACCTTTGGACAGTGGCACGATCGTTTTGCTTCCGGAAAAGGCAATTGACCAGCCCTTGGATCCCGTGGCCATTTTGAAGGGAAGGCTGATGGCACCCTTGTGGGAAATTGTCGATTCCTATCACGTGGAAATTTTGACGGGCATCGAAGACGTCGAGACCTACTCCGACTTGGTGACGCCACCGATCAGCGCCCGCCAAGGATATGGAATCGTGGGCGGAAAACGCAAGCTCGTCTACACCGACCACTACAACAGTGCCTTGATCATGCATGCCGACCGTAGCACGTTGGTTTATCGCAAGGGACATCTGGTGCCGATGGTGGAACGGGTGCCTTTTCTCAAGGGTCTACGCGCACTGAAATTTTTGCGCATCGACCCCGCAAAGGGCATGGAAAGTTATGGCAGGCCGGATTCGATCCAGCTTTCGCATACACAATCGGGCATCCCTACCAATATTTTAATCTGCTACGAAAGCGCATTTGGTGACCACACCCGACGCAAGACGCTTATGGGCGCACAATGGATTGCGATGATCACCAACGATGCCTGGTGGCGGCAAAGTTCGGGGTACGTGCAGCATGCTGGGCTATGTGTGATCCGAGCCATTGAAAATCGGCGTGCCATCGCACGGTGTGCCAACAATGGCCGCAGCATGTTTGTCGATGCCCGCGGTGAAATTACACAGGCCACAGACTACAGTGTCCCGGCCGTGATCGAAGGAAATGTTCCATTGTACACCTACACTACTTATTATGTGCGTCACGGCGACTATATTGGCGAGATTGCTTTGGGGATGTCGGGAATTCTGACACTTTTGGGCATTTTGTTGCATTACAGGCGTAAAAAGCAAAAACTTGATTCATGAGCCAACATCCTGAGTTGTCAACTGCCTTCGTTGCCCAAACCAAGGCCATCATTGCTGAAGTGGCTACTTTCATCCTACATGAACGCCAGACATTCGGCCCGGAAAAAATTGAGCACAAGGGTCCGAGCGACCTCGTTT contains the following coding sequences:
- a CDS encoding DUF2892 domain-containing protein, translated to MKANISIGECIIRVFLGMVFAAVIGGLIHSPLALIGVLAIYPIVTGLGGWDPIYAMRAKHTNEDSPYEDGAHGAPAAPVSRSRSEVNRAA
- the rsmI gene encoding 16S rRNA (cytidine(1402)-2'-O)-methyltransferase → MPARVILIPTPIGNLEDITLRAKRLLQEADLVAAEDTRETGKLLKLLGIERPLTALHQHNEHFKVGTLLERVAQEGLTLALVSDAGTPGISDPGFLLVREAIAAGIPVEALPGATAFVPALVASGLPCDRFVFEGFLPQKKGRKTRLDALHEEVRTMVFYESPFRILKLMEEFQKHFGPDRQVAVARELSKLHETYYRGSVQDVIQQLKNGILKGEMVVVLAGKE
- the lnt gene encoding apolipoprotein N-acyltransferase; its protein translation is MEFSRGKWSWYWLARNKPYWLILLTGLLLAASFPPSPLNYLIYIAFVPVFVLFETGIVPERQPEDTIFLPFKRVLLVLWRIGTWQWIWRKSTRGLKVFRYRRRTISGNAQLFRYSYSIFFIWNALCCYWLMLTALGANSVQVAFVNVMAGILAIALNPVLMSIPWQLHSRLRHFLAPELSALALCSFWIAFEYLHFNWELAWPWLTLGHALSFHPEMIQYAEFTGVLGISAQILLVNVLAYVAVRHMRASLTKSGISLLGAVLIFAAPYLMNVPLTNPARQAFQSNDSLRVRIIQPDLDPFVQRSNISTQQTIDQFVTQITSQPLDSGTIVLLPEKAIDQPLDPVAILKGRLMAPLWEIVDSYHVEILTGIEDVETYSDLVTPPISARQGYGIVGGKRKLVYTDHYNSALIMHADRSTLVYRKGHLVPMVERVPFLKGLRALKFLRIDPAKGMESYGRPDSIQLSHTQSGIPTNILICYESAFGDHTRRKTLMGAQWIAMITNDAWWRQSSGYVQHAGLCVIRAIENRRAIARCANNGRSMFVDARGEITQATDYSVPAVIEGNVPLYTYTTYYVRHGDYIGEIALGMSGILTLLGILLHYRRKKQKLDS